One window from the genome of Dyella sp. A6 encodes:
- a CDS encoding DNA-directed RNA polymerase — translation MALDGSCNGLQNFSATLRDSVGGSVR, via the coding sequence ATCGCCCTCGACGGCTCCTGCAATGGCCTTCAGAACTTCTCGGCCACGCTGCGGGACTCCGTGGGCGGCTCGGTACGCTGA
- the tig gene encoding trigger factor: MQVSVESVGKLERKLTVKFPAERFDTQVNERIAEMGRTVRLKGFRPGKVPVAVIRQRFGDQVRSEVLSDLIGSTLREAFAQEKLQPVANPSIDTTGKPENGEIAYTATFEVMPEFPEIDVSGLEIQRPKAEVSDADIDKMIETLRTQRRSFDPVERGSVAGDFVMFEYSAVAGDYRFPAEGLERAGSVLGSGTLFKALDEALTGRAAGDAYEAEVAFPEDFRNENLAGKTAQVSFKIIKVQEPKLPEVDAEFVKLFGIADGDLEHFRKEVRANLERELKGALLARLKSEVAEKLANAHDTLDVPNMMVQSEANSLAAGSVPQGQQPPPQLIEAATPMARKRVIAGLLMGELARKNDLKLDRTRVAEQLAAIASTYEEPEKVVELYNGDPQLMSGLQSRVIEDQVAEWVADHAKTTVLDLSFDEVMRPAGA, encoded by the coding sequence ATGCAGGTTTCGGTTGAGAGCGTCGGCAAGCTTGAGCGCAAGCTCACGGTGAAGTTCCCGGCGGAGCGGTTCGATACGCAGGTGAACGAGCGCATCGCGGAAATGGGGCGTACCGTGCGCCTGAAGGGTTTCCGTCCGGGCAAGGTGCCGGTGGCGGTGATCCGTCAGCGCTTCGGTGACCAGGTGCGCAGTGAAGTGTTGTCCGACCTGATCGGCAGCACGTTGCGCGAAGCGTTCGCGCAGGAAAAGCTGCAGCCGGTGGCGAATCCCTCGATCGACACCACGGGCAAGCCGGAGAACGGCGAGATCGCCTACACCGCTACCTTCGAGGTGATGCCGGAGTTCCCCGAGATCGACGTTTCCGGCCTTGAAATCCAGCGCCCGAAGGCCGAGGTGAGCGACGCCGACATCGACAAGATGATCGAGACGCTGCGTACCCAGCGTCGCAGTTTCGATCCGGTCGAGCGTGGCTCGGTCGCGGGTGATTTCGTGATGTTCGAATACAGCGCCGTGGCCGGCGACTACCGTTTCCCGGCCGAAGGCCTGGAACGTGCCGGCAGCGTGCTGGGTTCGGGCACGCTGTTCAAGGCGCTCGACGAGGCGCTGACCGGTCGTGCCGCCGGTGACGCATACGAAGCCGAAGTCGCTTTCCCGGAAGACTTCCGCAACGAGAACCTTGCTGGCAAGACCGCTCAGGTCTCCTTCAAGATCATCAAGGTGCAGGAGCCGAAGCTGCCGGAGGTCGACGCCGAGTTCGTCAAGCTGTTCGGCATCGCCGATGGCGACCTGGAGCACTTCCGCAAGGAGGTCCGTGCGAACCTGGAGCGCGAGCTGAAGGGGGCGCTGCTGGCCCGTCTGAAGTCGGAAGTGGCCGAGAAGCTGGCCAACGCCCACGATACGCTGGACGTGCCGAACATGATGGTCCAGTCCGAGGCCAACAGCCTCGCCGCGGGCAGTGTGCCGCAGGGGCAGCAGCCTCCGCCGCAGTTGATCGAGGCCGCCACGCCGATGGCCCGCAAGCGGGTCATCGCCGGCCTGCTGATGGGCGAGCTTGCCCGCAAGAACGACCTCAAGCTGGATCGCACGCGCGTGGCCGAGCAGCTTGCTGCGATCGCCTCCACCTATGAAGAGCCGGAAAAGGTCGTTGAACTCTACAACGGCGACCCCCAACTCATGTCCGGACTGCAGAGCCGGGTGATCG